The DNA sequence CTCGGTCATAACGCATCCGCAAATTATCTTCCCTAGTAATCTTCGCTTTTGTCGAGGTAGGCTCTGCCTTGAGGATCGGTTCCACCTGCTCTTGGGCATGAAGAAAACCAGCGGTTATACAAAAAGCGACTCCACACGCGCGTGCTGTTCGCAGCACTATTGGACGAACGAAAAGTCTCATACCCCCTCTATCGCGTTGCGCTTCCGCTTTGGTAGCGTCAACTCACGATTCACTGCATTCAAATATGCACGCGCGCTCGCCTCGATCACATCCGTCGAAGCAGCTTTACCCGTCACCAACGGCTCTTTCCCCTCCGAAAAATCCACTTTGATAGTGACTTCCCCGATCGCGTCCTTGCCTTGAGTCACAGCTCGCACTTGGTAGTCCACAAGATTTCCGTTGCAACCTGTAATTTTATCCATCGCCTTCATCGCTGCATCCACAGCGCCATCGCCTTGGGCTTTCTCGCAATGCACTTCCTCCCCGCGGCGGAGCGTGACGATGGCTTCAGGCAATTGCCCACCGATGACGTGCACCTCGAGATTTTCAAGCGAATATACCTCGGGCACTTCCGTCCATTGATTTTCAGCCAGCGCGATCAAGTCATCATCGTAAACAAACTTTTTCTTATCCCCCACAGCCTTGAATTGCACAAAGATGCGCTCCAACTCTTGATCGGTCAACGTAAAGCCAAGATGCTTCAGTCGCGCTTCCAGAGCGGCTCGGCCACTATGTTTCGTCAATGGCAATTCTGTCTCGCCCCACCCGACTTCCTTCGGATCCATGATCTCGTATGTTTCCCGTTTCTTCAAAATACCGTCCTGGTGGATTCCCGAGCTATGGGCAAACGCATTTTCGCCGACGATCGCTTTACTCCGCTGCACCATAAGGCCGGACATGCGCGAAACCAGCCGCGACGTCTTGACGATCTCTCGCGTGTGTATTCCGATCTCATAATTCCCATAAAAATCCGACCGCGTCTTGAGCGCCATCACCACTTCCTCAAGCGCAGCATTTCCTGCGCGTTCACCGATACCATTGATCGTACCCTCCACTTGCCGCGCGCCAGCTTGGATGGCAGCCAACGAATTCGCCACCGCAAGCCCAAGATCGTTGTGACAATGCACACTGATCACCGCCTCGTGGATGTTTTTTACATGAGAAAACAGATAGCGGATTAACTCCGCAAACTGCTCCGGCACAGCGTAACCAACGGTATCGGGGATATTCACCGTCGTTGCGCCTGCAGCAATCACGGCCTCTGTCACCCGCGCCAAGAATTCAGGTTCAGTCCGCGACGCGTCCTCGGGCGAAAACTCCACGTCCCGCACATAGCTCTTGGCCAGCTTCACACCTTCCACCGCGAGCCGCACAATCTCATCGTAAGCCTTGTGCAACTTATATTCCCGATGAATTTTAGAGGTCGCCAAAAAAACGTGGACCCGCGCCCGATCCCCGGCGGGTTTCACCGCAGCCGCAGCCGCTTCAATATCGCGCGGCACACAACGCGCCAACCCCGCAATAATCGGCCCTTTGACCTCCGTCGCAATCTGATGCACCGATGCAAAATCCCCCTCACTGATCACAGGAAACCCCGCCTCGATCACGTCCACATTGAGTCGCGCGAGTTGCCGAGCCACCTCGAGCTTCTCCC is a window from the Candidatus Methylacidiphilales bacterium genome containing:
- a CDS encoding 2-isopropylmalate synthase, whose product is MPEKIIIFDTTLRDGEQCPGASMNPREKLEVARQLARLNVDVIEAGFPVISEGDFASVHQIATEVKGPIIAGLARCVPRDIEAAAAAVKPAGDRARVHVFLATSKIHREYKLHKAYDEIVRLAVEGVKLAKSYVRDVEFSPEDASRTEPEFLARVTEAVIAAGATTVNIPDTVGYAVPEQFAELIRYLFSHVKNIHEAVISVHCHNDLGLAVANSLAAIQAGARQVEGTINGIGERAGNAALEEVVMALKTRSDFYGNYEIGIHTREIVKTSRLVSRMSGLMVQRSKAIVGENAFAHSSGIHQDGILKKRETYEIMDPKEVGWGETELPLTKHSGRAALEARLKHLGFTLTDQELERIFVQFKAVGDKKKFVYDDDLIALAENQWTEVPEVYSLENLEVHVIGGQLPEAIVTLRRGEEVHCEKAQGDGAVDAAMKAMDKITGCNGNLVDYQVRAVTQGKDAIGEVTIKVDFSEGKEPLVTGKAASTDVIEASARAYLNAVNRELTLPKRKRNAIEGV